DNA from Corynebacterium stationis:
GAAGCAATCAAGCAGCTTTCCACCGTCATCATCTCTTCGGCTACTGGTAACCCAGCGGGTGCAGTCTTCGGCCCAGTAATCGTGCTGATGGTCATGATGTACCTAATCTGGCGCGTGGTTATGTACATCAATGCCTGGACGGCGACCACTGAAGAATCTCTGGCCTTGGAAGAGCCAGCTGTTCCAGAACCAGCTGTCATCCGGGTGCGCCAAGAGATCTCTTCGGGTCCTTCTACCGGAGCTAGCTTCGGGGTTGGCGCAGCTATCGGTGCGATTGGTGCCGGTGCGGTTGCACTTCTGCGCCGTAAATAAACCTTCCGCCCAACCTTGATAAATGAGGTTGGGGTAAGGGCCAGGGGAACCATTGACGTTGGACGATGCCCCTGTTGGATGTCTATAACGCACGCTATAGTTGGGCATATGAGTCACAGTTTTGCTCCCGATCTGTACAAGCACATGAAGCTTGATAGCGCCGATGAGTGCGCGGCCTTAGGTATTTTGCTGGCTGCACGCGATGCAGACTTAGAAGGCTATGGTGTGACGGCAAATGATCCACGCCGGAAGGAGATTCAACTGTGCTACTCCATCTTGTCCAAGCCCGAGGTGCGCAAGCACTATGATGATGCCCTTTCGGCTGGCCGTAAAATCACCTGGCCAGAAATTGAGCATCTCGCTAATTTCGGGAGCTGGCCTGATCCGGTTACGCGTATGAACGTGAGCGAAAACCCGCCGCAGACTCACGGCTGGTCGAGTCCGCAGGGAAGCCCCCAGCAAGGGCCGCAGAGGCAGTCCTTTATTCCGCCGCAGCCCCAGCAACAGCCACAACAGCAGCCGCAAGCCCAATCACAGCAGCAGCCTCCGTATGCGGCGCCTTATGCACAGCCCCAGCAGCCGGCGCAAAGCCCGTACGCGCAGCCTTTCAATCCGTATCAGCAAGCCAATTATCAGCACCAGCAGATGGTTCCGCAGCAGGCACAGGGTTTATATCAAACTCCAGTGGATAGCCGGATTGCAGATCGACCGTCGTCGAGCACGCGCGTGGGAATGGCCTTTTTAGATTATTTCTTGCTGTCGATTGTGCCTTTGGGGCTGCTCGCCGGTGACTCGATATTCGCCAGTGTTATCGCCGGAGTGTTGATGGCAGTAATTTTTGTTGGCACCGAGGTTGCTTTCGGCGGTTCCCCAGTGAAGCTGATGATGGGCTACCGAGTGCGCGATGTTGATACCCATGAAAAGCTCAGCATCGAGCAATCCATTAAACGCCAGTGGTTTAGGAGCATCCTGATTGTGCCAGGACTGGGTCAAACCATCGGTTTCATCGGTGCGGTAGTAACGCAATTTACTATCAACCCGGCTAACGAGCAGCGTGGCGCCCACGACCGCTGGGCGAACGCAGAAGTAGTAAAGAAGAAATAATCACAAGAACCAGCACTGCTACACCGGCCACAATCAGCCACGGCATCCAGGTTGGGTGAGTGGGGCTTTCTGCTGCTGATGCCGCATCGGTTACTGGTACATTTTCTGCATTCGCCGCTGTTGCGGTAGGAGCAGGTGTTTCTTCTTCTTTGGTGATCTTTTCTGTTTCCTCCAGTGATGAGACGCCTTGGCCAGCGGGAATCTTATAGGCTTCATCGAGAAGCATTTGTGCTTGCTCCCAGGCGCGGGGACCGTGATCGATGGTGGTGTCCAAAATGACCGCCATCAG
Protein-coding regions in this window:
- a CDS encoding RDD family protein, which produces MSHSFAPDLYKHMKLDSADECAALGILLAARDADLEGYGVTANDPRRKEIQLCYSILSKPEVRKHYDDALSAGRKITWPEIEHLANFGSWPDPVTRMNVSENPPQTHGWSSPQGSPQQGPQRQSFIPPQPQQQPQQQPQAQSQQQPPYAAPYAQPQQPAQSPYAQPFNPYQQANYQHQQMVPQQAQGLYQTPVDSRIADRPSSSTRVGMAFLDYFLLSIVPLGLLAGDSIFASVIAGVLMAVIFVGTEVAFGGSPVKLMMGYRVRDVDTHEKLSIEQSIKRQWFRSILIVPGLGQTIGFIGAVVTQFTINPANEQRGAHDRWANAEVVKKK